Within the Medicago truncatula cultivar Jemalong A17 chromosome 4, MtrunA17r5.0-ANR, whole genome shotgun sequence genome, the region tttccaaatttgataccaaaattttaaatgttgtatATATTAACCTTGACGTACCATGAGACtatttaagtttttctttttctttttttgacaagactATGGAAGTTATTATTCACATCTTTTATTACTTTTCAAAGATGttaattaaagaaatattttgatggagGGACTAAATTAATTAACTCTCTTTAATTTAAGGAATTAATTTGCTATTTTGTGATTTGAAGGACTAAATGGTTGGATCCTAATTTCGAGGACTAAACTATTTTTGCctcaattttattattcaaaacacGTATAcatcaatgtatctaaaaataagtcattttacattcaactcaattttatctaaaattaattttataaaatcaatttgaCGCAGAACAGAAGTCAGGATTAGCAAGCGTTAAACCTAAAAGATAAACAGACTCCAAGTGACAAACTTGTCAAAAAGGGTTTATGGAATCCACCAAAATTGATAAATGTTCtctataattttattgaataaaaaattttcTCTTAGGCTACGAACATTTAACTTAAATACTACGGAAATAACAAACTCAAATGGGCCGAAAAtaacaaacttaaaaaaaaaaagctgtgctgaaataaaaaaaatccagttTTGGGCCTTCAGATCACTTCGAATGGCTAAATTTACCCCTGCATCACGACGAAGCGATGAGTTATGCTTGTGGGCAAATTCTCTTCCCGAAAAGGTACAATTTGAATCAATCGGAGACCGGATGCCAAATATGCACTATTCCCATTGAGTCTTTCTTGAGTGTCACTTCGTCTTCGATATATGCAGTCAGACTGCtacatcaaaattgattttaaggaaaaaaaaatgtctttttatcaaaattaatttttattattgctTACGTAGCCCATACTTCCCCCAACTCCCATCTAATATGACTATATGTCTTTTTATCAAACCTATGCTCCAAAACAAATGCTTATCAAAGCAAAACAGAAAGGCATTTGAAAAGTTCTTCAAGCTATGGATGTTAAAGTATCAAACCTCTATGATGAACAAAAACTACCATTTCTTCACAACATGGAGATTGTAGAACCACAAAGAAACCTTTTTCATAGAGCCATCAATCAAACATGTAAAAGCACAGCTCATTTAGCCAATCTTTTACCAACAGGCACTGTCCTTTCATTCCAACTTCTATCACCAATATTCACAAACCAAGGCAAGTGTGACCACGTTACACAGTTAATGACtttatcacttttaaccctatgTGGTGCCTCATGCTTCCTACTATGCTTCACTGATAGCTTCAAAGACAATAAAGGGAACATATGTTATGGATTTGCCACATTTAAAGGCTTATGGATCATTGATGGATCAGCTACACTTCCACATGAACTTGATGCAAAATATCAACTAAGGTTCATTGATTTCATGCATGCAATTATgtcaattttggttttttcagCTATTGCAATGTTTGATCATAATGTGGTTAACTGTTTCTTTCCATCACCTTCATATGAGATGCGTCAAATCCTTACTGCATTGCCTGTTGGAATTGGTGTTTTCTGTAGCATGCTGTTTGTTGCATTTCCTACTCATAGACATGGAATTGGCTTCCCACTTTcaacaaattaacatttatatataaggcctttttatatttatataattatgtagCAAATTATTGGTATGTTTGGTTGTACGTTGAAGCGTGAATTCTCACGTTTCGATGCCATTCTACCGTGAAAATATAGAAGCCACAAATTGGGGCATCAGACTGAACGTCGTATTGAGTGAACTCTCACCGCTAAAGCAAATGTATActatattatatttgaaatatataatcatgAATTCAACGGAATTCCAATAATTAGAATCATGCTGATACCTCATGAAATTGAATTCGactttattgaataaaaatatgttttagcAAATATCAATTTGTTACATCAAAGTAACTTGTGCAAGGCACTACTAAactatttgcattttattttgagaaattgaTGTCACACAAATTACATTCTTATTCTTGTTATTACACTGGTTAGGGGCCACCTATATGTCACTTGAGTTAAATATAAGTGGCTCCTTTATTACAGTccccttataaatatatttgaagcaaaaatacaattatttattaaattacagCAAGGTTTAAGGATAGAGCTCAATAAGAGACCTAAAACCAAATGTGAGGAAGATCTTGTAATATTTGAAGCCAGCTTGTAAGAAAAGTTGTTTCCattctttttcatttctctcttttccaTTGAAACAGGTCATCATAACCACATCAAGCAAAAGCTTTACTTCTGTCATTTCATGTTCATCTTGTTTTTCATTTATCACTGCATCTATGATTATCACTTTTCCTCCTTTCTCTTTTCCAGAAATAGCTTTCTTGcaattttttagtattttaatgCAATCATCATCACTCCAATTGTGTAACACCCACTGCAAAATATAGAAACTCTGTCAATAACTTTTACTAATGATACATATATACTGTGCTAATTATAAATTGAACCTATATTTGAGTTTCAACACAAATACTAGTATGAGCTATTAATAAATAACCAGCACAAAAACATAGGATTGTTGATGGTTCGGTTCAGGAAGGAAACCGAACTAAACCAACCGAAACCTTAACCATTAATGGTTCGTCCCAAATTGAGCTGGTGTAAAGGTTGGGTGCACCGGTTTTGTGGTTCCGAACCAAGCCGAAGATACTTTTACAAAAAACAAACGGtacagtttttaaaaaaatgtttttttgtgaaCCGAACTATACCAATTTGCTATTGTTAACTGATAATTAGGATTgctgaaaaaagagaaaaaaatcaaatattatgaTCATTTAAAAACCAAAATCTGAACAAACCCcactggaaaaagaaaaaaaaacgaatttGGACTCATGGACCGATAATTCAACATAGACACatcaacattgataataatttgtGTTGAGAGTCCGGGAGCACATGGAGCGATAATAGGCTAAACGTCTAGGACCTTCTaagagagagacaccacactcttacccaaaatcCTAAGGCATGAGGTTTACGAGTCTCCTCCCTTAAATATTCAACGTTTGCTCCATTTCAAGTTGATGTGGGACATTATCACTCACACTTGATTTCCAACAATCTCCCTCTCAAGTGTGACTCACCCACATCACTAGGATGATCCAAACTATGATCCCAGTCCCACTCCCCCAGCAAACCtaaccaggctctgatacctTGTTGGGGAGTCTACGAAGCGCTTGGAGCGGCAATAGGCTAAACGTCTAGGACCCACTAAGAGAGAGACACTACACTCTTCCCAAAAGACCAAAACCCTAAGACATCAGGTTTATGGGTCTCTTCTCTTAAATATCCAACGTTTGCTCCATTTCTAGTCGATGTGAGACATTATCACCACACTTGATTTCCAACAATTTGAATAaacaaaatgattaaatataataaacacATGTATCGATGTAATACACTTTCAATCTGAAATATCGGTTCATATAGTATTAGAtgtaattaaaaacaaacaaaaaaaaaggcatcATGCTAACTGTTGTATGATATATACCTTGAGCGAAACAGCATCAGCTTGAGGGATGGATTTAAACATGTTCCCACCAACAAAACTCAAGTTATTGGTTCCTGTTAAACCTGAAACAACCTGTGGAAGGTCCAGGACAATGTACTTCAGCTCTGGAAACGCCTCACATATAATCTTAGCTGTGTTTCCAGTTCCACCACCAACATCAACCAATGAACCAATCCCTTGAAAAACAGACTTACAATCTCTCAAGGCCAACCTCACAACATGAGAATCACTTTCCATAGCATCATTAAAAGTCTTCAAGTATGAAgaattttgatgaataaaatCCCAATAACTTTCAGGGCCTAATGCAGTCTCAACAATTGTGAGATCCTCTCCACAAGTCCATTTCCCTAAATGATTGTACGAGCCAACAATAGGTGGAATGTTCAGCAACCGAACCATTGAAGATAAACAATGATCAGTGGTAGAGACAAGGAGTTGTGATGTTGGAGTAAGAGTATATCCTTCTTTGGTTTCATCAATTTTGACAATTGCAAAGAAATCAATGTGTGCTAACAAGCGCATTAGTCGACCGACGCATGTTTCTTTTGATTGTGGAACCTTAAGAGCTGAAATGAGCTCAGAAAGAGTAATGGCTTGGCGATGGTTGTGGATGATATCTGGTATTTTAAGGTCAAGTGCCCATTTGACAGACATTGGATTAAGGTAACTATACATGATTTTGTATAAGTGTGTTTGAGCTTGGAAAAGCTCGCTTGGTTTGTATAAGTCATTTTTAGAAGCCATTAGAATAATGAATTGAAGATTGTATTGCTCTTCAATGGTGCTTTTATATATGGCTTAAACGTGTAAAAGCACAGCTCATTTAGCCAATCTTTTACCAACAGGCACTGTCCTTTCATTCCAACTTCTATCACCAATATTCACAAACCAAGGCAAGTGTGAGTCACAAAAAAAACCAACTGTGTAACGTGTGTGACCACGTtacacagttttttttttttttagtaacgTTACACAGTTAATGACTTTATCACTTTTATCCCTGTGTGGTGCCTCGCGCTTCCTACTATGGATTTGCCACATTTAAAGGCTTATGGATCATTGATGGATCAGCTACACTTCCACATGAACTTGATGCAAAATATCAACTAAGGTTGATTGATTTCATGCATGCAattagggaacttctacggtgcCAATCATGCAACTGAGTCTTTtgaagttaattttaatcttaatgtttgattcatttttaaattgttgattactgattaacgATCAATAGTatttcatctagtaatgcttgcaacatcttggacttacatgtattattttatcgttggcatctttaacatgcaaacagagttgttgatatcatgtgatagtcttaagtacgttacactttgtggggtgttgCACTTTAAACAAgataggataaaattagattaagtgtattcttgttaatatgatgaattgatgatattatgaggactgaacttttgatgccactttacaaacagtggggtg harbors:
- the LOC25493087 gene encoding protein DMP4, yielding MDVKVSNLYDEQKLPFLHNMEIVEPQRNLFHRAINQTCKSTAHLANLLPTGTVLSFQLLSPIFTNQGKCDHVTQLMTLSLLTLCGASCFLLCFTDSFKDNKGNICYGFATFKGLWIIDGSATLPHELDAKYQLRFIDFMHAIMSILVFSAIAMFDHNVVNCFFPSPSYEMRQILTALPVGIGVFCSMLFVAFPTHRHGIGFPLSTN
- the LOC25493088 gene encoding isoflavone-7-O-methyltransferase 9, producing MASKNDLYKPSELFQAQTHLYKIMYSYLNPMSVKWALDLKIPDIIHNHRQAITLSELISALKVPQSKETCVGRLMRLLAHIDFFAIVKIDETKEGYTLTPTSQLLVSTTDHCLSSMVRLLNIPPIVGSYNHLGKWTCGEDLTIVETALGPESYWDFIHQNSSYLKTFNDAMESDSHVVRLALRDCKSVFQGIGSLVDVGGGTGNTAKIICEAFPELKYIVLDLPQVVSGLTGTNNLSFVGGNMFKSIPQADAVSLKWVLHNWSDDDCIKILKNCKKAISGKEKGGKVIIIDAVINEKQDEHEMTEVKLLLDVVMMTCFNGKERNEKEWKQLFLQAGFKYYKIFLTFGFRSLIELYP